In the Quercus lobata isolate SW786 chromosome 5, ValleyOak3.0 Primary Assembly, whole genome shotgun sequence genome, one interval contains:
- the LOC115992586 gene encoding beta-glucosidase 11-like isoform X6 → MLRLVLLTSLAALVLRTDTFSRDDFPPDFVFGAASSAYQVEGAANVDGRTPSIWDTFAHAGNMHGASGDIACDGYHKYKEDVQLMKDMGLEAYRFSISWSRLIPSGRGAVNPKGLQYYNNLINELISHGIQPHVTLHHTDLPQALEDEYGGWVSRKIVKDFTGYADVCFRKFGDRVSYWTTMNEANVFVLGGYDVGLLPPQRCSPPYGVNCSTGNSSTEPYMAAHHVLLAHASAARLYKKRYQDKQHGVIGLNVFSYWFVPRTNSTEDKIATQRANDFYLGWFVNPLVFGDYPQTMKKIVGSRLPSFTYAESSQVKGSFDFIGVNHYITMYVKDNPSSVNTEDRDAMADMAVQLTSIRNDTSTFEYAIVPWGLQGILEYIKQVYGNPPVYIHENGQRTRRNSTLEDWPRVKYLHGYIGGLLDAVRNGSNTRGYFTWSFLDLFEMLDGYDSSYGLYFVDLDDPDLKRQPKLSAHWYSNFLKGKDISSNGYIELQKNLSAVSTNFQ, encoded by the exons ATGTTGAGGCTAGTTTTGCTGACAAGTTTAGCAGCACTAGTTTTAAGAACTGATACGTTTAGCAGAGATGATTTCCCACCTGACTTTGTGTTTGGTGCTGCTTCCTCAGCTTATCAG GTTGAAGGTGCAGCAAACGTAGATGGGAGGACCCCCAGCATATGGGATACATTCGCCCACGCAG GGAATATGCATGGAGCCAGTGGGGACATAGCATGTGATGGGTACCATAAATACAAG GAGGATGTTCAGCTCATGAAAGACATGGGTTTAGAAGCCTATAGGTTTTCCATATCATGGTCACGGCTTATCCCAA GTGGAAGAGGAGCAGTTAATCCAAAGGGTTTGCAATATTACAACAATCTCATCAATGAGCTAATCAGCCACG GAATACAACCACATGTTACATTACACCACACTGATCTTCCTCAAGCACTTGAAGACGAGTATGGAGGATGGGTTAGTCGGAAGATTGT GAAAGACTTCACGGGATATGCAGATGTGTGCTTCAGAAAGTTTGGTGACAGGGTTTCATATTGGACTACTATGAATGAGGCCAATGTGTTTGTGCTTGGGGGTTACGATGTTGGACTTCTGCCTCCTCAGCGATGTTCACCTCCATATGGAGTTAACTGCTCTACAGGCAACTCCTCAACTGAACCGTACATGGCAGCTCATCATGTCCTGCTGGCACATGCTTCAGCTGCTAGATTGTACAAGAAAAGATACCAG GACAAGCAGCATGGTGTTATAGGGCTGAATGTCTTTTCCTATTGGTTTGTTCCTCGAACAAACAGTACTGAAGATAAAATTGCCACTCAAAGAGCCAACGACTTTTACTTGGGATG GTTTGTGAATCCCTTGGTATTTGGAGACTATCCTCAGACCATGAAAAAGATTGTAGGCTCTAGACTTCCGTCCTTTACCTATGCTGAATCCAGTCAGGTTAAAGGTTCATTTGACTTCATTGGAGTAAATCATTACATCACAATGTATGTCAAGGATAACCCGAGCAGCGTAAATACAGAAGATAGAGATGCTATGGCAGACATGGCAGTACAGTTAACAA GCATTCGAAATGATACATCGACATTTGAG TATGCAATCGTACCCTGGGGTCTGCAAGGAATCCTGGAGTATATCAAGCAAGTTTATGGCAACCCTCCTGTTTACATTCATGAAaatg GTCAACGAACAAGACGTAATTCAACACTGGAAGACTGGCCTAGGGTAAAATATTTGCATGGATACATAGGCGGTTTGCTTGATGCAGTGAG GAATGGATCAAATACAAGAGGTTATTTTACATGGTCCTTCTTGGATTTATTTGAAATGTTGGATGGCTATGACTCAAGCTACGGCCTATACTTCGTGGATTTGGATGACCCGGATTTAAAAAGACAACCTAAGCTCTCTGCTCATTGGTACTCCAATTTCTTGAAGGGAAAAGACATCAGTTCAAATGGATATATTGAACTTCAGAAGAATTTATCTGCAGTTTCTACCAACTTTCAGTAG